The genomic region CCCAAAGGTAAATAATAACCTGAGTGTACAGCACTTGGGGGGGTgagctggtgaagggatttAAAGTTTGGGATGCAGGACTTCAGAAAAAGTTTAGCACCTTATTGTTTATTAGGGGAAAATGGATCAAAAGAGTCACCAAACAATTCCTCCCTGAGCTgtgaccaacagggcagtggaggaaggcagagcctgGTATCAGTTCTCTGCCCATGCTCATAATTTCTCATATCAGATCACGATTTGCACTGCACTTCCCTAACATCATCCTCATCTGCCAAACTGCTGGTGGCTGGCAAAGTGCTGATTCTGTGGTGATGCTGAGGTCCCACCAGAACATGAACAAACTCAGCAGTCACTCCTGTCAGTGTATTGACCAATGTAATAATCTTTAACCCTACATACTGgcccttctttctctttttccaaagaGAGAAGAGCTCTGCTGTTCTCTCCCCTGCTCACTCACAGACCTGTTTGCCTGGGAGCCCTGCTGTGATCTCTGGTCCATCCAGaatgtcccctctgtcccccagggcagcctcagggcactgcagccctgccaggaatTGTGCAGCGCATGGAAAAGGCTCAGCTGGGACATGGGCACCTGCAAAGAGCCTGGACAGCCCAAGAAGGGACAATTTCAGGGAGCTGAGAGATTCAAGAGGATTCCCAGCACAGAAGGAGAaatctccctgctgcctgcatggCTCAccttgctgccctgcagggagcagcccctgctctgtcccgtgtggcagcagcactccCGAGCCCACggctctcctgctccccacatccctcctggcagcagccagcaaggCCAGAGATCAGAggctggaagagctgtggggaaaatcaccccaaaataaATTAGAGCAACTCAAGAAGAGGATCCAGGAGCAGAAGAGGAAGCAGCAAGCAgcaccctgggagcaggagcgCCTGGTTTTTGCTAAGGACCCCCTGCCAAAGAGAGCCATGAAAAGAAAGGTTTGCAGAGtggcctctgctcctcctgctccagctcacagAGGTAAGTGGTGGTCTGGAATCTCTGGAGAAAGGCTGGAACTGGGTATTCCCTAGCAGGGCTTTGGCACAGCTGAATAACTTAGCACAGATTCCACCCCTCCCTGTGATATCTGGGGGACATCACCCATAAATCCATTTATTTCTGCAGGTCTAAACCTTCCTGTGCTGTACATCCCACCCTGCTCGCTGAGTCCACTGGATTTACTCCTCAGCACACAAATACATAAATTTCCTGAAAACAGTAAAGAATTTGCTGCAaatctcccctttcctcccACATCCTTCCTTTTGCCACTTATAAAACATGGAACAGGAGGCAGTACAGTAGTGAGGAGAGGCACCACAGGTATTTAAATCAGGAATTGTGTAGTTCAGAGGCATTACAGCGGATTTAACAGTTCATTCAGTGGAACTAGTGTGGAT from Molothrus ater isolate BHLD 08-10-18 breed brown headed cowbird chromosome 20, BPBGC_Mater_1.1, whole genome shotgun sequence harbors:
- the LOC129046902 gene encoding uncharacterized protein LOC129046902 gives rise to the protein MWSCAKSQAARRKLWHEKSFDGERNKDETALSEKKSNEIAPAQRAASGHCSPARNCAAHGKGSAGTWAPAKSLDSPRRDNFRELRDSRGFPAQKEKSPCCLHGSPCCPAGSSPCSVPCGSSTPEPTALLLPTSLLAAASKARDQRLEELWGKSPQNKLEQLKKRIQEQKRKQQAAPWEQERLVFAKDPLPKRAMKRKVCRVASAPPAPAHREQRERNSVWRIQTEHQRQLSAKSCALERAVAGKGKTMRNYNP